Proteins from a single region of Geothrix sp. PMB-07:
- a CDS encoding DMT family protein has translation MRTLLLLVFSNVFMTFAWYGHLKHHRESPLWLAILASWGIAFFEYCLMVPANRLGYGRFSLPQLKVMQEVVTLLIFAVFTVAWMKERLHLNHLWAGLCLVGAVFFTFRR, from the coding sequence ATGCGGACCCTTCTTCTGCTCGTCTTCAGCAACGTATTCATGACCTTCGCGTGGTACGGGCACCTGAAGCATCACCGCGAAAGCCCTCTGTGGCTGGCCATCCTGGCCAGCTGGGGCATCGCCTTTTTCGAGTACTGTTTGATGGTGCCTGCGAATCGCCTCGGGTACGGCCGGTTCAGCCTGCCGCAGCTCAAGGTCATGCAGGAGGTGGTCACCCTCCTGATCTTCGCGGTGTTCACGGTTGCCTGGATGAAGGAGCGCCTGCACCTCAACCACCTGTGGGCAGGCCTCTGCCTGGTGGGGGCGGTGTTCTTCACGTTTCGGCGTTAG
- a CDS encoding PAS domain S-box protein: protein MGLLEKASLAFYIMDREGHLLHANGRFLDCLGTTVDGLADFDMEHLRHDLPSEEAREWFRRAFDRPGDVSEVGLWLRADGTTLPVRMAVVGFHTEVGDRLLGWGRDHSEEKLVLDRLKESAEHQRHLAEGIYALSLTRSREEVFQVLMGRAGAILPGLHWFIGHIGPGEAQRLGAMSGVAPAIRERVSAAVQQLGSPLAGTGFSKEIHDHRRLCFVADAAASAELVPLELAESHRLKSLLGVPLLFEGHITGVLFGLGFQDEAFPIPRESQFAILQNLARIAALALDRIQAEARLEVSASLARNLAAAVKDLAGATREDDLVSTLFRWAAQLAPLQEWWFNRFDAGEGVSSTQYWTAGLRVFGSEEEIRRPVAVNRSPLLEAMYLQHRSIHIPRCESHPDLPDSDLWPFRTFVGLPMVHEGEVLGCLGGASFGPQGHVSISDDQFGALESLAEAAGLVMNRVHARSALEAQETRFRLLFEQSPDPILLLAGGAIVDANAAASELFGLDRSEMAGCLMCALCPECQADGMPSTEGCQAHMEAALSGVHQRFEWTFLCANGRVALCQVNLTRLDHGNQPILHAIVRDMTAQRQAEAERAALERQLFQAQKMESLGVLAGGIAHDFNNLLMGVLGHAGLALEQLSPLHPAKRNLEAIQKAGQRAADLTRQMLAYSGRGQFVVRPLDLTAQVAEMLHLLEVSIPKSVLLNLDLHKGLPAISADATQIQQVIMNLVINAAEAIGEASGAITLSTGAQRLDTADLERMMMGGQVAPGLFVYLQVQDTGCGMDADTVSRIFEPFFTTKFTGRGLGLSAIMGIVRGHQGALEVDSVVGQGTAFKVFFPAQALAAETAALPGLDVPVQLGQGMILVVDDDETVRAVARQALEWKGFQVVEAADGRVAVDLVQEHGGAIGLVLLDMTMPHLGGEGAYMEMRSLQPELKVILSSGYNEAEALSRFQGKGLRGFLQKPYGPRDLISKVLKALED from the coding sequence GTGGGCCTGCTGGAAAAGGCTTCCCTGGCCTTCTACATCATGGATCGGGAAGGGCACCTCCTCCACGCGAACGGCCGGTTCCTGGATTGTCTTGGTACCACGGTGGATGGCCTGGCCGATTTCGACATGGAGCACCTGCGCCATGACTTGCCTTCTGAGGAAGCCAGGGAGTGGTTTCGTCGAGCCTTCGACCGGCCAGGGGATGTCTCGGAAGTCGGTCTGTGGCTGAGGGCGGATGGCACCACACTGCCCGTGCGGATGGCCGTGGTGGGGTTCCACACAGAGGTTGGAGACCGATTGCTGGGGTGGGGTCGCGATCACAGCGAGGAGAAGCTGGTCCTCGACCGACTCAAGGAGAGTGCGGAGCACCAGCGTCACTTGGCCGAAGGCATCTACGCGCTCAGTCTGACCCGCAGCCGGGAAGAGGTCTTCCAGGTGCTGATGGGTCGAGCCGGGGCCATCCTGCCCGGTCTGCACTGGTTCATCGGACACATCGGTCCAGGTGAGGCTCAGCGTCTGGGCGCCATGTCTGGCGTGGCTCCGGCCATTCGCGAACGGGTAAGTGCCGCCGTTCAGCAGCTGGGCTCTCCTTTGGCGGGAACGGGGTTCTCGAAGGAAATCCACGACCACCGCCGCCTCTGTTTCGTGGCGGATGCCGCTGCATCGGCCGAGCTGGTTCCACTCGAACTGGCCGAGTCCCACCGGCTGAAGAGCCTCCTGGGCGTGCCGCTGTTGTTCGAGGGGCATATCACCGGTGTGCTCTTTGGACTCGGATTTCAGGATGAGGCGTTCCCCATCCCGCGGGAGTCCCAGTTCGCCATCCTCCAGAATCTGGCCCGAATCGCCGCACTGGCCCTGGACCGAATCCAGGCAGAGGCTCGCCTCGAAGTCTCCGCCTCCCTGGCCAGGAACCTCGCCGCCGCCGTGAAGGACCTGGCCGGGGCCACTCGGGAAGACGATCTGGTGTCCACGCTGTTTCGCTGGGCCGCACAACTGGCCCCCCTGCAGGAGTGGTGGTTCAACCGCTTCGACGCCGGGGAGGGGGTGTCCTCGACTCAGTACTGGACGGCAGGTTTGCGTGTGTTCGGCAGCGAGGAAGAGATCCGCCGCCCCGTGGCCGTGAATCGGAGTCCCCTGCTGGAGGCCATGTACCTTCAGCACCGGAGCATCCACATCCCCCGTTGTGAAAGCCATCCCGACCTTCCGGACAGTGACCTGTGGCCCTTCCGGACCTTCGTGGGGCTGCCCATGGTGCATGAGGGTGAGGTGCTGGGATGCCTGGGCGGGGCCTCCTTCGGGCCCCAGGGTCACGTCTCCATCTCGGATGATCAGTTCGGTGCCCTGGAAAGCCTGGCCGAGGCCGCAGGCCTCGTCATGAACCGCGTCCATGCCAGGAGCGCCCTGGAGGCGCAGGAGACCCGGTTCCGCCTGCTCTTCGAACAGTCCCCCGACCCCATCCTGCTGCTGGCGGGCGGAGCCATTGTGGATGCCAACGCGGCTGCCTCTGAGCTGTTCGGGCTCGATCGCAGCGAGATGGCAGGCTGTCTCATGTGTGCCCTCTGCCCGGAGTGCCAGGCCGATGGCATGCCCAGCACGGAAGGGTGCCAGGCCCACATGGAGGCGGCGCTTTCGGGGGTTCATCAGCGCTTCGAGTGGACCTTTCTCTGTGCCAACGGAAGGGTGGCGCTCTGCCAGGTGAACCTCACGCGTTTGGATCATGGGAACCAGCCCATCCTCCATGCCATCGTGCGCGATATGACGGCCCAGAGGCAGGCGGAGGCAGAGCGGGCGGCCCTTGAGCGACAGCTGTTCCAGGCCCAGAAAATGGAGAGCCTCGGCGTGCTGGCAGGGGGCATCGCCCATGACTTCAACAACCTCCTGATGGGGGTGCTCGGCCACGCGGGCCTGGCCCTGGAGCAGCTCAGTCCCCTGCATCCCGCCAAGCGGAACCTGGAGGCCATCCAGAAGGCCGGGCAGCGGGCAGCAGACCTGACCCGGCAGATGCTTGCCTACTCAGGCCGGGGCCAGTTCGTGGTGCGTCCGCTGGACCTGACTGCACAGGTGGCGGAGATGCTGCACCTGCTGGAAGTCAGCATCCCCAAATCCGTGCTGCTGAACCTCGATCTGCACAAGGGGTTGCCGGCCATATCCGCAGATGCCACGCAAATCCAACAGGTGATCATGAACCTGGTCATCAATGCGGCAGAGGCCATCGGAGAAGCCTCCGGCGCCATCACCCTTTCCACCGGAGCCCAGCGCCTGGACACCGCGGACCTGGAACGGATGATGATGGGGGGCCAGGTGGCTCCAGGCTTGTTCGTATATCTGCAGGTGCAGGACACCGGGTGCGGCATGGACGCCGATACGGTCAGCCGGATCTTCGAGCCTTTCTTCACCACCAAGTTCACGGGGCGGGGCCTCGGGCTCTCCGCCATCATGGGCATTGTGCGGGGCCACCAGGGAGCACTCGAGGTGGATTCGGTGGTGGGCCAAGGCACGGCCTTCAAGGTCTTCTTCCCGGCCCAGGCTCTCGCGGCCGAAACCGCTGCCCTTCCGGGGCTGGACGTTCCCGTTCAACTTGGCCAGGGCATGATCCTGGTGGTTGACGATGATGAGACGGTTCGTGCCGTGGCCCGGCAGGCCCTCGAGTGGAAGGGCTTCCAAGTCGTCGAGGCCGCCGATGGCCGCGTGGCGGTGGATCTGGTCCAAGAGCACGGGGGCGCCATCGGTCTCGTGCTCCTGGACATGACCATGCCTCACCTTGGCGGAGAAGGGGCTTACATGGAGATGAGGAGCCTCCAGCCGGAGCTGAAGGTGATCCTCAGTTCGGGGTACAACGAGGCCGAGGCGCTGAGTCGCTTCCAGGGCAAGGGGCTCAGGGGGTTCCTCCAGAAACCTTATGGACCGCGGGATCTCATCTCGAAGGTGTTGAAGGCTCTGGAAGATTGA
- the rny gene encoding ribonuclease Y produces the protein MNLIDWIFLCFTIVSGGLAFLFAMKAQKATVDSSQAQAKAEADIKSERERLLEEARKEAQRLLDRGAKDAESVRKESELKAKDQALLARQEAEKLLTERQNNLEKQEQRIQAKEQGLQSKEENLDKKTQQVDQKAKDLEVLSEKRKAELEKLEAQQAEAKQLVEAQAKRLEEVAGLTREDAKKELISQLEYAAKMDAAKTVRRIEEEALEDAQKKARWTIGAAIQRVASDVVTEQAVSSVQLPSDDLKGRIIGREGRNIRALEKATGCDLIVDDTPESIVVSSFDPIRREVARQAILKLLADGRIHPARIEEVVEKVKVDMDQHLKEIGEAACIELGFPDVHPKLHKLVGRLNYRTSYGQNVLEHTKEVARIAEYMAGEMGADAKLSRRAGLFHDIGKAIDREVEGTHIEIGMQLMQRYGEKEDVIHAMSCHHGDFEPRTVEAMLITAADALSAARPGARREMLETYVKRLEQLEGIANSYKGVQKSFAMQAGREIRILVDAGSVNDDQAYWIAKDVSRRIESEMQYPGQIKVTVMRELRAVEIAR, from the coding sequence ATGAATCTGATCGACTGGATTTTCCTCTGTTTCACCATCGTTTCCGGTGGGCTGGCCTTCCTCTTCGCCATGAAGGCGCAGAAGGCCACGGTGGACAGTTCGCAAGCCCAGGCCAAGGCCGAAGCCGACATCAAGTCGGAGCGTGAGCGGCTCCTTGAAGAGGCCCGCAAGGAAGCCCAGCGTCTTTTGGACCGCGGTGCCAAGGACGCGGAATCCGTTCGCAAGGAATCCGAACTGAAGGCGAAGGATCAGGCCCTGCTGGCCCGCCAGGAAGCCGAGAAACTGCTGACCGAACGCCAGAACAATCTGGAGAAACAGGAGCAGCGGATCCAGGCGAAGGAGCAGGGGCTCCAATCGAAGGAAGAGAACCTCGACAAGAAGACCCAGCAGGTGGATCAGAAGGCCAAGGATCTCGAGGTCCTTTCGGAAAAGCGCAAAGCCGAGCTGGAGAAGCTCGAGGCCCAGCAGGCCGAGGCCAAGCAACTGGTGGAAGCCCAGGCCAAGCGCCTGGAGGAAGTCGCCGGTCTCACCCGCGAAGACGCCAAGAAGGAACTGATCTCCCAGCTGGAATATGCCGCCAAGATGGATGCCGCCAAGACCGTGCGCCGCATCGAGGAAGAGGCGCTGGAGGACGCCCAGAAGAAGGCCCGCTGGACCATCGGGGCCGCCATCCAGCGCGTGGCTTCAGACGTGGTGACCGAGCAGGCCGTGAGTTCTGTGCAGCTGCCCAGCGACGATCTCAAGGGCCGCATCATCGGCCGCGAGGGCCGCAACATCCGCGCGCTGGAAAAGGCTACGGGCTGCGACCTGATCGTGGACGATACGCCCGAAAGCATCGTCGTCTCCAGTTTTGACCCCATCCGGCGGGAAGTAGCCCGGCAGGCCATCCTCAAGCTCCTGGCCGATGGCCGCATCCACCCTGCCCGCATCGAAGAGGTGGTGGAGAAGGTGAAGGTCGACATGGACCAGCACCTGAAGGAAATCGGCGAGGCCGCCTGCATCGAACTGGGCTTTCCCGACGTGCATCCCAAGCTGCACAAGCTGGTGGGCCGCCTGAACTACCGCACCTCGTATGGCCAGAACGTGCTGGAGCACACCAAGGAAGTGGCCCGCATCGCCGAATACATGGCCGGAGAGATGGGTGCGGATGCCAAGCTTTCCCGCCGGGCCGGCCTCTTCCATGACATCGGCAAGGCCATCGACCGCGAAGTGGAAGGCACCCACATCGAGATCGGCATGCAGCTCATGCAGCGCTACGGAGAGAAAGAAGACGTCATCCATGCCATGAGCTGCCATCACGGGGACTTCGAGCCCCGCACCGTGGAGGCCATGCTCATCACCGCCGCGGATGCGCTCAGCGCCGCGCGCCCCGGTGCCCGCCGCGAAATGCTGGAGACCTACGTCAAGCGCCTGGAGCAGCTCGAGGGTATCGCCAACAGCTACAAGGGCGTGCAGAAGAGCTTTGCCATGCAGGCGGGCCGCGAGATTCGCATCCTGGTGGATGCCGGATCGGTGAACGACGACCAGGCCTACTGGATCGCCAAGGATGTCTCGCGCCGCATCGAGTCCGAGATGCAGTATCCCGGGCAGATCAAAGTCACGGTCATGCGCGAATTGCGCGCCGTGGAAATTGCGCGATAA
- a CDS encoding cell division protein ZapA, which produces MKPPAPLPGTRPVTVTVLGRSLQVQTDRPETMEAAIRILEDTFQDMDSQCQLRWGSVPKGLDTPSWYLLGALNLAHRVARLEQEANQHTHNLEQTLSKLLSDVPDEPSAPMPLLDEDGD; this is translated from the coding sequence ATGAAGCCGCCCGCCCCACTGCCGGGCACCCGGCCGGTCACCGTGACGGTTCTGGGGCGGTCCCTGCAGGTCCAAACGGACCGGCCCGAAACCATGGAGGCCGCCATCCGGATTCTGGAAGACACCTTTCAGGACATGGACTCCCAATGCCAGTTAAGATGGGGGAGCGTCCCGAAGGGCCTCGACACCCCGTCCTGGTACCTGCTGGGCGCCCTGAACCTGGCGCACCGAGTGGCGCGACTGGAACAGGAAGCCAACCAGCACACCCATAACCTGGAACAGACCCTTTCCAAGCTACTGAGCGATGTTCCGGACGAACCTTCCGCCCCTATGCCACTTCTTGACGAGGACGGAGACTGA
- the zapB gene encoding cell division protein ZapB, with amino-acid sequence MDLLKQLESKMQALVQQRNQLKEELDALKAAGAAGDQELQSLRTQLEAAMADKVALEKDREAVKEQVASILRALEALG; translated from the coding sequence ATGGATCTTCTGAAGCAACTCGAATCGAAAATGCAGGCCCTGGTGCAGCAACGCAACCAGCTCAAGGAAGAACTGGACGCACTCAAGGCCGCCGGTGCGGCGGGCGACCAGGAGCTCCAGAGCCTCCGCACTCAGCTGGAAGCAGCCATGGCGGATAAGGTTGCCTTGGAAAAAGACCGCGAGGCCGTGAAGGAGCAGGTGGCGTCCATCCTCCGGGCCCTGGAGGCCCTGGGATGA